In Paraburkholderia sp. PGU19, a single window of DNA contains:
- a CDS encoding ornithine cyclodeaminase family protein, with product MPIDATLLLIGKDTVETLLQTEDLLSAVREAFVLHSEHAGRVFPVVRERLHTGGIFGIKSGDVASQNLLGFKAAGFWPNNRQLGGEPHQATVMLFDPTTGRPNAILDGNAITTARTGAAGGLGLRQLARPDSSRLCIFGTGVQARVQLTYALRMLPAVREVRYVSISNEPDEGFEAPFRDRCNIELATRCNDAVAVSDVVITATPGGGPLFDADAVQPGTHLTCVGADTVGKRELPAGVLDRAGIVVDDVEQARSIGECQWAPELPCTEIGDLLRGAVQFERKNQDITVFDMTGLALQDLTVARLLHSSALASGMGTTVAWPW from the coding sequence ATGCCTATTGACGCAACACTCCTTCTGATCGGCAAAGACACCGTGGAAACGCTTCTACAGACGGAAGACCTTCTTTCCGCCGTTCGCGAGGCGTTCGTGCTCCACAGCGAGCATGCCGGGCGGGTATTTCCCGTGGTTCGCGAACGGCTCCACACGGGGGGTATTTTCGGCATCAAGTCAGGCGATGTCGCCAGCCAGAATCTCCTCGGCTTCAAGGCGGCCGGCTTCTGGCCTAACAATCGCCAGCTCGGTGGCGAGCCGCACCAGGCCACGGTCATGCTGTTCGACCCCACAACCGGGCGCCCGAACGCCATCCTTGACGGCAATGCGATCACCACGGCTCGCACGGGCGCGGCGGGCGGTCTGGGGCTCAGACAGCTCGCCCGCCCGGACAGCAGCCGTCTCTGCATCTTTGGCACCGGCGTACAGGCACGAGTCCAGTTGACCTACGCCCTTCGCATGCTCCCGGCTGTACGTGAGGTCCGATATGTCAGCATCTCCAACGAACCGGACGAGGGTTTCGAGGCTCCGTTCCGCGACAGATGCAACATCGAACTGGCAACGCGGTGCAACGATGCCGTAGCGGTCAGCGACGTCGTGATCACGGCCACCCCAGGAGGCGGTCCGCTGTTTGACGCGGATGCCGTCCAGCCCGGGACACATCTGACCTGCGTTGGAGCCGACACCGTAGGCAAGCGGGAGCTGCCGGCCGGCGTCCTTGACCGCGCCGGGATCGTCGTTGACGACGTGGAACAGGCGCGTTCCATCGGCGAGTGTCAGTGGGCGCCCGAACTTCCGTGCACGGAAATCGGCGACCTGCTGAGAGGCGCAGTTCAATTCGAGCGCAAAAACCAGGACATCACCGTCTTTGACATGACCGGCCTCGCCCTCCAGGACCTTACCGTTGCCCGACTTCTGCACTCAAGTGCGCTGGCAAGTGGGATGGGTACGACCGTGGCATGGCCGTGGTAA
- a CDS encoding dicarboxylate/amino acid:cation symporter, whose translation MATNEIMQILVFSVFFGIGLGRVSGTAAGQALKRAIDGLMDVMLLVTNAVMMFAPFGICAAIAGVVTVQGLDVLITYGKLIGWFYVALVAMWTVLYFVGRAILGGRMPELVKTIREPMLIAFSTASSEAAYPRLIEVLQGFGVRKRLVGFVLPLGYSFNLDGSMVYQAFAAVFVAQAFNVHMSIGQQIIMLLVLMISSKGMAAVPRGSLVVVAAILPMFHLPEAGLLLVMGVDQFFDMGRTATNVLGNSIATAVIAKWEGELSPAGVDPESDHSLESGREHSHALGNNELGTSRT comes from the coding sequence ATGGCCACCAACGAGATCATGCAGATCCTCGTGTTTTCGGTATTTTTCGGTATCGGGCTTGGCAGGGTCTCGGGAACTGCCGCGGGGCAAGCACTAAAGCGCGCAATTGACGGCCTGATGGACGTGATGCTTCTCGTCACGAATGCGGTCATGATGTTTGCCCCGTTCGGCATCTGTGCGGCAATCGCGGGCGTGGTGACCGTCCAAGGCCTCGATGTCCTCATCACTTACGGCAAGCTCATCGGCTGGTTCTATGTTGCCCTCGTCGCGATGTGGACTGTCCTGTACTTTGTCGGTCGCGCGATTCTTGGCGGTCGTATGCCGGAGCTCGTGAAGACCATCCGCGAACCGATGCTGATTGCCTTCTCGACTGCGAGCAGCGAGGCGGCTTACCCGAGGCTCATCGAGGTGCTTCAGGGGTTCGGTGTGCGCAAGCGACTCGTCGGCTTCGTGTTGCCACTTGGCTACTCTTTCAACCTTGACGGATCGATGGTCTACCAGGCATTTGCCGCAGTCTTTGTGGCGCAGGCATTCAACGTTCACATGTCGATCGGCCAGCAGATCATCATGCTGCTCGTCCTCATGATTAGCAGCAAGGGTATGGCTGCCGTTCCGCGTGGCTCGCTCGTTGTTGTCGCGGCGATCCTTCCGATGTTCCATCTTCCGGAAGCCGGACTTCTCCTTGTGATGGGTGTCGATCAATTCTTCGACATGGGACGGACTGCAACGAATGTCCTCGGCAACAGTATCGCCACCGCAGTAATTGCCAAATGGGAAGGCGAACTCAGCCCTGCCGGCGTTGATCCGGAGTCGGACCATTCGCTCGAATCGGGGCGCGAGCATTCCCACGCTCTGGGTAACAACGAACTGGGCACATCGAGGACCTGA
- a CDS encoding cation:dicarboxylase symporter family transporter, with amino-acid sequence MKTQVKLTRWIMFSMVLGVAIGYVCHQMAPDGNAAKAIAADLGIITEIFLRLIKMIIAPLVFATLVSGISSMESGKAIGRIGVRAVGWFILASLISLSIGLLFVNLAHPGMSMNLPLPGADASTNLKTSALNAKDFLTHMFPGALPRQWPPTRSCRSSCFRYFSVSGLAGSRELPRGKH; translated from the coding sequence ATGAAGACCCAGGTAAAACTCACCCGGTGGATCATGTTCAGCATGGTCCTTGGCGTCGCGATCGGGTACGTGTGTCACCAGATGGCACCTGACGGCAACGCAGCGAAGGCAATTGCTGCCGACCTCGGCATCATCACCGAAATTTTTCTGCGTTTGATCAAGATGATCATCGCACCGCTCGTGTTCGCGACGCTCGTATCGGGTATTTCAAGCATGGAGAGCGGCAAGGCGATTGGCCGCATTGGCGTTCGTGCAGTTGGCTGGTTCATTCTCGCGTCGCTCATCTCACTGAGCATCGGTCTGCTGTTCGTAAATCTCGCACACCCGGGCATGAGCATGAACTTGCCCCTGCCTGGCGCTGATGCCTCCACGAACCTGAAAACGAGCGCATTGAATGCGAAGGACTTCCTCACGCACATGTTCCCCGGAGCATTGCCGAGGCAATGGCCACCAACGAGATCATGCAGATCCTCGTGTTTTCGGTATTTTTCGGTATCGGGCTTGGCAGGGTCTCGGGAACTGCCGCGGGGCAAGCACTAA
- a CDS encoding RidA family protein: MQSNTSELEIQYANNPDIAPPAGHYSHVCVAAGLAHISGQLPVNPSGQPLAGRPFAEQVAQVLNNLDGCLSSAGVTRANLVQVRVYVTDIESWPEFNRLYAAWIGDYRPARAVAGVSQLHYGVNVEVEAIALAPEA; this comes from the coding sequence ATGCAATCGAATACATCAGAACTCGAAATCCAGTATGCCAACAATCCTGACATTGCCCCGCCGGCCGGCCACTACTCGCACGTATGCGTAGCTGCAGGTCTCGCACATATCTCGGGCCAGTTGCCGGTCAACCCGTCAGGTCAGCCGCTTGCCGGTCGGCCTTTTGCGGAACAGGTTGCCCAGGTGCTCAACAATCTCGACGGCTGCCTTTCGAGCGCTGGCGTCACTCGCGCCAATCTCGTTCAGGTCCGCGTCTACGTCACTGATATCGAGTCATGGCCCGAATTCAACCGCCTCTATGCAGCCTGGATAGGCGACTATCGTCCTGCGCGCGCAGTCGCGGGAGTTTCCCAGCTGCACTACGGCGTGAATGTGGAGGTCGAAGCCATCGCTTTGGCCCCTGAGGCCTGA
- a CDS encoding DSD1 family PLP-dependent enzyme, whose amino-acid sequence MDIEALNTPAAVVDIARMNRNIQQMQNRLNALGVRFRPHVKTTKCEQIVRAQIAGGAQGITVSTLKEAEQFFAKGITDIVYAVGMVPTKLNQALALRRQGCDLKIVADSVQSAEGIATFGRKHEQAFEVWIEVDVDGHRSGINPEDDLLITVGRALTEGGMKLGGVLAHAGSSYEYSKHEELVRIAEQERAGAVQAAERLRAAGLSCPVVSIGSTPTALSAEHLEGVTEVRAGVYVMFDLVMHNVGVCETSDIALSVLTTVIGHQEDKGWAIVDAGWMAMSRDRGTQRQEHDFGYGLVCTQDGKAIGDYLMSSANQEHGIISRTGSPDWNIASRFPIGTRLRILPNHACATGAQHPEYQAVSEDGAVETWPRFYGW is encoded by the coding sequence ATGGACATCGAGGCACTCAATACCCCTGCGGCCGTCGTCGACATCGCGCGAATGAATCGCAATATCCAGCAAATGCAGAACCGGCTCAACGCACTCGGTGTGCGCTTTCGCCCGCACGTAAAAACAACCAAGTGCGAACAGATCGTCCGGGCTCAAATCGCAGGGGGTGCCCAGGGCATCACAGTCTCCACCCTGAAAGAAGCCGAACAGTTCTTCGCCAAAGGCATCACGGACATCGTCTATGCCGTCGGAATGGTACCCACCAAACTGAACCAGGCATTGGCATTACGCCGTCAGGGTTGCGACCTAAAAATCGTGGCTGACAGCGTGCAATCGGCTGAAGGCATTGCTACGTTCGGGCGTAAACACGAACAAGCTTTCGAGGTCTGGATTGAAGTGGACGTGGATGGCCATCGCTCCGGCATCAATCCGGAGGATGATCTTCTGATTACAGTTGGACGGGCGTTGACTGAGGGGGGGATGAAACTGGGAGGAGTCCTCGCCCATGCCGGGTCCAGTTACGAATACAGCAAGCACGAAGAGTTGGTCCGTATTGCGGAGCAGGAGCGCGCTGGCGCCGTTCAAGCCGCCGAAAGACTCCGTGCCGCCGGGTTGTCATGCCCGGTCGTGAGCATTGGCTCGACGCCGACCGCGCTTTCCGCAGAACATCTTGAAGGCGTCACCGAGGTCCGCGCGGGCGTGTATGTGATGTTCGACCTTGTGATGCACAACGTTGGCGTGTGCGAAACATCAGACATCGCGCTCAGCGTGCTGACGACCGTCATCGGGCACCAGGAAGATAAGGGCTGGGCAATCGTCGACGCGGGTTGGATGGCGATGAGTCGCGACCGTGGCACGCAGCGGCAAGAGCACGACTTCGGCTATGGGCTCGTTTGCACGCAGGACGGGAAAGCGATCGGCGACTACTTGATGAGCAGTGCGAATCAGGAGCACGGCATCATTTCGCGAACCGGATCTCCAGACTGGAACATTGCGTCCCGTTTCCCGATCGGAACCCGACTTCGCATTCTCCCCAATCACGCGTGCGCTACGGGTGCACAGCACCCTGAATACCAGGCTGTCAGCGAGGACGGCGCAGTAGAGACGTGGCCCAGGTTCTACGGCTGGTAA
- a CDS encoding protein phosphatase 2C domain-containing protein, whose amino-acid sequence MDISYAYFSDIGNRPRNQDAVGCVVAEGHACFVVSDGIASSPGGELAAQYAVKQILAQGGAHAMATSDIVACIEDANDAILAEQARSPDRRKMGATVAALFIDRLARAAQWAHLGDSRLYHFRHGSLMQRTRDHSLLERMRDAGLPVNGISTSLLDSALGIHGEIAPCIAPRLPLEDGDVFLLCTDGLWNAIPDALIERHLRIVDKADDWLSLLRHEVRQQYASSISPDNYSALAVWVGRPEDVTLLRTGA is encoded by the coding sequence ATGGACATTTCATACGCGTACTTTTCGGACATCGGGAACCGCCCGCGCAATCAGGATGCTGTCGGTTGCGTCGTCGCTGAAGGACACGCCTGCTTCGTCGTCAGCGACGGCATTGCCAGTTCGCCGGGCGGCGAGCTTGCCGCGCAATATGCGGTGAAGCAGATCCTTGCGCAAGGAGGCGCGCATGCCATGGCCACATCCGACATCGTTGCCTGCATCGAAGATGCAAACGATGCGATTCTCGCCGAGCAGGCGCGCAGTCCGGACAGACGGAAGATGGGTGCGACTGTCGCTGCGCTATTCATCGACCGATTAGCGCGCGCCGCCCAGTGGGCGCATCTCGGCGACAGCCGCCTCTATCACTTTCGCCACGGCTCGCTGATGCAACGAACCCGGGACCACAGCCTGTTGGAGCGAATGAGGGACGCAGGTCTGCCCGTCAACGGCATCAGCACGAGTCTGCTCGATTCCGCACTCGGTATTCATGGCGAGATCGCGCCATGCATCGCCCCTCGGCTGCCGCTGGAAGACGGCGATGTATTCCTGCTATGCACGGACGGACTATGGAACGCAATACCGGATGCGCTGATCGAGCGACATCTGCGTATTGTCGACAAGGCAGACGACTGGTTGAGCCTGTTGCGGCATGAGGTGCGCCAGCAGTATGCATCGAGTATATCGCCGGACAATTACTCAGCGCTCGCTGTCTGGGTAGGTCGGCCGGAAGATGTCACTCTGCTACGTACCGGCGCATAG
- the tagH gene encoding type VI secretion system-associated FHA domain protein TagH, whose product MQLTVIEHAGQPVQRGVTAIFQPPGGTIGRNVDNHLVLPDETRQISRLQAMLQIDGNRCVLKNLSSVSVIEVNSAPLACAEERAIEPGDAIRIGSYMLRAADDQAPGSEAVPASRGPVAHQRQDTMPDDFWQSLESRYGNGATGRQSGGPAQRPARSAVSTGYDDLRQVPSDPLALFAPSIDGPQDAMLHASQSSLSDPAAPLPPAPSDRRDRRFDAPYATPDHAGGWAQTIRACAVPADAAKPQRVTGRVVDKVTPPENDAGKTADATHANPTAEALLAAFLRGAGLDTASDQWTTGQLHLAGRLLALFANGTVELLSSRSILKREVKADMTVLLDRENNPLKLLPDGCAVLRQMFGLPFPGFMSPEGAVSDAFDDLHAHQIAMVAGMRAALMELLKRFAPERLEQRTPVERLLDRYVPAWRKARLWSAYSKLHRDTLLAVEDDFSAVFGSAFLAAYDAEVAQYRKRCRG is encoded by the coding sequence ATGCAATTGACCGTCATCGAACATGCAGGCCAACCCGTGCAACGCGGCGTAACGGCCATATTCCAGCCGCCGGGCGGCACGATCGGCCGCAATGTCGACAACCATCTCGTGTTGCCGGATGAGACGCGGCAAATCTCGCGGCTGCAGGCGATGCTGCAGATCGACGGGAATCGCTGCGTGCTGAAGAATCTCAGCAGCGTGTCCGTCATCGAGGTCAACAGTGCGCCGCTTGCGTGCGCGGAAGAACGTGCGATCGAACCCGGCGATGCGATCCGCATCGGCTCCTATATGCTGCGGGCCGCCGACGATCAGGCGCCCGGCAGCGAAGCAGTGCCCGCTTCTCGCGGTCCTGTTGCACATCAGCGGCAGGACACCATGCCAGACGACTTCTGGCAATCGCTCGAATCGCGTTACGGCAACGGCGCAACGGGAAGGCAATCGGGCGGGCCCGCACAGCGGCCCGCGCGGTCAGCTGTAAGCACCGGCTATGACGACTTGCGCCAGGTGCCGTCCGATCCGCTTGCGCTGTTTGCTCCGTCGATCGATGGGCCGCAGGACGCAATGCTTCACGCTTCGCAGAGCAGTCTGTCCGACCCGGCGGCACCGCTGCCGCCGGCCCCATCGGATAGGCGCGATCGACGTTTCGATGCACCCTATGCCACCCCGGATCACGCAGGCGGCTGGGCGCAAACGATACGCGCGTGCGCCGTTCCCGCGGATGCGGCAAAGCCGCAGCGCGTGACGGGCAGGGTCGTCGATAAAGTCACGCCGCCCGAAAACGACGCCGGAAAAACAGCCGACGCAACGCACGCCAACCCGACAGCCGAAGCGTTGCTGGCGGCATTTCTGCGAGGCGCGGGGCTCGACACTGCGAGCGATCAGTGGACGACAGGGCAGTTGCACCTGGCTGGACGCCTGCTTGCGCTGTTCGCCAACGGCACGGTGGAACTGCTGTCGTCGCGCAGCATCCTGAAGCGGGAGGTGAAGGCCGACATGACGGTTCTGCTCGACCGCGAAAACAATCCGCTCAAGCTGTTGCCCGACGGCTGCGCCGTGCTCAGGCAGATGTTCGGTCTGCCGTTTCCCGGATTCATGTCGCCGGAAGGCGCCGTCAGCGATGCATTCGACGATCTGCACGCACATCAGATCGCGATGGTCGCGGGGATGCGCGCGGCGCTCATGGAACTGCTCAAACGCTTTGCGCCCGAACGGCTGGAGCAGCGCACGCCCGTCGAGCGTTTGCTGGACCGTTACGTCCCGGCATGGCGCAAGGCCCGCTTGTGGAGTGCCTATTCGAAGCTGCATCGCGATACGCTGCTCGCCGTCGAGGACGATTTCAGCGCGGTGTTCGGCAGTGCGTTTCTCGCAGCATACGATGCAGAAGTCGCGCAATATCGCAAGCGCTGCCGGGGCTGA
- a CDS encoding TssQ family T6SS-associated lipoprotein, whose amino-acid sequence MRHTSVAPVVGLLVVLFAALAGCSTLSPQQRAASETVENARSAYASGEYSRTIQLLSHASEIDQASRPIQIEAHKLMAFSYCVTNRVSACRAEFKKILNIDPNFELSAAERGHPIWGPAFEAARRQRGASS is encoded by the coding sequence ATGAGGCACACAAGCGTTGCCCCCGTCGTCGGGCTTCTTGTGGTTCTTTTCGCAGCGCTGGCCGGCTGTTCGACGTTGTCACCGCAACAGCGCGCAGCCAGCGAAACCGTGGAGAACGCACGCAGTGCCTACGCATCCGGCGAATACTCGCGCACGATCCAGTTGCTCAGTCACGCGAGCGAAATCGACCAGGCGAGCCGCCCCATACAGATCGAGGCGCACAAGCTGATGGCGTTCAGCTACTGCGTCACGAATCGCGTGTCGGCGTGCCGCGCGGAATTCAAAAAGATCCTCAATATCGATCCCAATTTCGAACTGTCGGCTGCGGAGCGCGGGCACCCGATCTGGGGGCCTGCGTTCGAAGCAGCGCGTCGCCAGCGAGGTGCCTCGTCATAG
- the tssJ gene encoding type VI secretion system lipoprotein TssJ codes for MKEAHWRAVGIAFAGVTAISLSGCAATERSLPIPYAITFHVAPDVNPDNAARPSPIVLQIFRLKSAAGFDGADYFSLQGKTQGAVGDELLGVDRLILRPGESRTVRYSGDLDARNVGVVAGYRALERACWKLIVPLPVAKETNLLKFWQTSPGEVRLSIAVRNGGMQVVDQSGAKQ; via the coding sequence ATGAAAGAGGCGCATTGGCGCGCCGTGGGAATCGCGTTCGCGGGCGTAACGGCGATATCGCTGAGCGGCTGTGCGGCAACCGAAAGATCACTGCCGATTCCCTATGCGATTACGTTTCATGTCGCACCCGATGTGAATCCCGATAACGCAGCAAGGCCATCGCCCATTGTTTTGCAGATTTTTCGGCTCAAGTCAGCGGCCGGTTTCGACGGCGCCGATTACTTTTCGCTTCAGGGCAAGACGCAAGGCGCGGTGGGCGACGAATTGCTCGGCGTGGACCGTTTGATTCTGCGTCCCGGCGAATCGCGCACCGTCCGTTATTCGGGCGATCTCGATGCGCGCAATGTCGGCGTGGTGGCCGGCTATCGCGCGCTTGAACGTGCTTGCTGGAAGCTGATCGTGCCGCTGCCCGTTGCGAAAGAAACCAATCTGCTCAAGTTCTGGCAAACATCGCCAGGTGAAGTCAGGCTTTCGATTGCCGTGCGAAATGGCGGCATGCAGGTCGTCGACCAGAGCGGAGCGAAGCAATGA
- the tssK gene encoding type VI secretion system baseplate subunit TssK — protein MSHPVSPVRASAALRHRVVWSEGMFLRPQHFQQLERHFERYVQLRCLPVQGLFWGFTRLEIDQEALEQGKVVLLCASGIMPDGTPFDFAGGKDGPAPLDIRSDLSNATIVLAVPTWRGDGVQVSFDDDAASPLSRYVAEETEVEDVNAIGLGPALIQVGKLHLRLMPESKLSSDWQAMGVIRIVERRADRRVIVDDSYIPPILAAQASPVLASQMNELHRLLMQRGETLASRLAQPGRAGVGEVADFLLLELINRYIAVSWHALQPLAIHPEALYRDWLKLACDLSTFTSGTHSPQALPPYQHDDLSETFGTLMNELRRSLATMLEQNAVEIAFRDAGNGVRVAIMSDTELMREAGFVLAVHADVPAEALHTRFPAQVKLGPVERIRDLVQLQLPGIGVRALPVAPRQIPYHAGHAYFELDKSSELWRQLDKSGGLALYLAGEFPGLSLAFWAIRG, from the coding sequence ATGAGCCACCCCGTTTCGCCCGTGAGGGCAAGCGCCGCGTTGCGTCATCGCGTCGTGTGGTCCGAGGGCATGTTCCTGCGGCCGCAGCATTTCCAGCAACTGGAGCGTCACTTCGAACGGTATGTGCAGTTGCGCTGCCTGCCCGTTCAGGGCTTGTTCTGGGGCTTCACCCGACTCGAGATCGACCAGGAAGCACTGGAGCAAGGCAAGGTCGTGCTGCTGTGCGCGTCGGGCATCATGCCGGACGGCACGCCATTCGATTTTGCGGGCGGCAAAGACGGCCCTGCGCCGCTCGATATCCGCAGCGACCTGTCGAACGCGACGATCGTTCTTGCCGTGCCGACATGGCGTGGCGACGGCGTCCAGGTGTCGTTCGACGACGATGCTGCTTCGCCGCTTTCGCGTTATGTCGCAGAGGAGACGGAAGTCGAGGACGTCAACGCGATCGGGCTCGGCCCGGCGTTGATCCAGGTCGGCAAGCTGCATCTGCGCCTGATGCCGGAATCGAAGCTCTCGTCCGACTGGCAGGCGATGGGCGTGATCCGCATCGTCGAGCGACGCGCGGACCGGCGAGTGATCGTCGACGATAGCTACATACCGCCCATCCTCGCGGCACAGGCGAGCCCCGTGCTCGCGAGCCAGATGAACGAGCTGCATCGGCTACTCATGCAGCGTGGCGAGACGCTCGCGAGCCGTCTCGCACAACCAGGCCGCGCCGGGGTCGGCGAAGTGGCGGACTTTCTGCTGCTCGAACTGATCAACCGCTACATCGCGGTGAGCTGGCACGCGCTGCAACCGCTGGCGATCCATCCGGAGGCCTTGTATCGCGACTGGCTGAAGCTTGCTTGCGATCTGAGCACGTTCACATCGGGCACGCACAGTCCGCAAGCGCTGCCGCCGTATCAGCACGACGATCTGAGCGAGACGTTCGGTACGCTGATGAACGAGTTGCGCCGTTCGCTGGCGACGATGCTGGAACAGAACGCCGTCGAAATCGCGTTCAGGGACGCGGGCAACGGCGTGCGCGTCGCCATCATGTCGGATACCGAATTGATGCGCGAGGCGGGCTTCGTGCTGGCCGTGCATGCCGACGTTCCCGCCGAGGCCCTGCATACGCGCTTCCCGGCCCAGGTGAAGCTGGGCCCCGTCGAGCGGATTCGCGATCTCGTGCAACTCCAGTTGCCGGGCATCGGCGTGCGCGCGTTGCCCGTCGCGCCGCGGCAGATTCCCTATCACGCAGGCCATGCGTATTTCGAACTGGACAAGAGCAGCGAACTTTGGCGGCAACTCGACAAGTCGGGCGGACTCGCGCTGTATCTGGCGGGCGAATTTCCAGGGCTGTCGCTCGCATTCTGGGCAATACGCGGTTGA
- a CDS encoding DotU family type VI secretion system protein: MNHWQQAVAGAPGGFVHPNPGGAAPIDDAHAANAAGREPKPEYEAPAVSSRNPLVAVANPLLNLVPQIRWTVHHPNPRWLREHLASEIRQFEMRAQRAGVALETIIGARYCLCTALDEAASLTPWGGSGAWSADSLLVAFHNETWGGEKFFQVLARLSQHAQQHLDLIELLYYCLALGFEGRYRVLDHGRSELDALMRRVARLIRQARGEYGAPLSPHWRDEIPAERARRFVVPVWACAALAGLIGFGAYVAFDLTLAGHSDQVFASIDRMHVPHLQPQQAAMPAVHAAVAPHLAGFLEPEVRAGLVSVRDDAERSVVTLHGDGLFESGSAAVIDRYAPVLGRVADALERAPGHVVVAGYSDNVPVRSARFASNWDLSQARAEAVARLLAARITQTDRIRAEGRGEMDPVAPNDSPAGRARNRRVEITLLAAPSPERAASSVQVTP, translated from the coding sequence ATGAACCATTGGCAACAAGCAGTCGCAGGCGCACCCGGAGGCTTCGTTCATCCGAACCCCGGCGGGGCTGCGCCGATCGACGACGCACACGCGGCCAACGCGGCCGGGCGCGAGCCGAAGCCCGAATACGAAGCGCCGGCCGTCAGCAGTCGCAATCCGCTGGTGGCAGTGGCGAACCCGTTGCTGAATCTGGTTCCGCAGATTCGCTGGACCGTGCATCACCCGAATCCGCGCTGGCTGCGCGAGCACCTCGCGTCGGAGATCCGTCAGTTCGAGATGCGCGCGCAACGCGCGGGCGTGGCGCTTGAGACGATCATCGGCGCACGCTATTGCCTGTGCACCGCGCTCGACGAAGCAGCATCGCTGACACCGTGGGGCGGCAGCGGCGCATGGTCCGCCGACAGCCTGCTCGTCGCGTTTCATAACGAAACCTGGGGCGGCGAGAAATTCTTTCAGGTGCTTGCGCGACTGTCGCAGCACGCGCAGCAGCATCTCGATCTGATCGAACTGCTGTACTACTGTCTCGCGCTCGGTTTCGAGGGACGTTACCGTGTGCTCGACCACGGGCGCTCGGAGCTGGACGCGCTGATGCGGCGCGTCGCGCGGCTGATCCGGCAGGCGCGCGGCGAGTACGGCGCGCCGCTTTCGCCGCACTGGCGCGACGAGATTCCGGCCGAGCGCGCGCGCCGTTTCGTCGTGCCCGTCTGGGCATGCGCCGCGCTCGCGGGGTTGATCGGCTTCGGTGCCTACGTTGCATTCGATCTCACGCTCGCGGGGCACTCGGACCAGGTGTTTGCTTCGATCGATCGCATGCACGTGCCGCATCTCCAGCCGCAGCAAGCGGCTATGCCCGCAGTGCACGCAGCCGTTGCACCGCACCTCGCGGGTTTCCTCGAACCGGAAGTGCGCGCGGGTCTCGTGTCCGTGCGCGACGACGCGGAACGCAGCGTCGTGACATTGCATGGCGACGGCCTGTTCGAATCCGGCTCGGCCGCCGTGATCGATCGCTATGCGCCCGTTCTAGGGCGGGTTGCGGATGCGCTCGAGCGTGCGCCGGGACATGTCGTCGTTGCGGGCTACTCGGACAACGTGCCGGTGCGTAGTGCACGTTTCGCATCGAACTGGGATCTGTCGCAAGCGCGCGCCGAAGCTGTCGCACGGCTGCTTGCAGCGCGCATCACGCAGACGGACCGGATTCGCGCAGAAGGACGCGGAGAAATGGACCCCGTCGCGCCGAACGATTCACCTGCCGGCCGCGCGCGCAACCGGCGGGTCGAAATCACGCTGCTGGCCGCGCCGTCGCCAGAGCGTGCCGCGTCTTCCGTACAGGTGACGCCATGA